From Rissa tridactyla isolate bRisTri1 chromosome 7, bRisTri1.patW.cur.20221130, whole genome shotgun sequence, a single genomic window includes:
- the DYNLL2 gene encoding dynein light chain 2, cytoplasmic isoform X1, whose protein sequence is MFCLRFTMSDRKAVIKNADMSEDMQQDAVDCATQAMEKYNIEKDIAAYIKKEFDKKYNPTWHCIVGRNFGSYVTHETKHFIYFYLGQVAILLFKSG, encoded by the exons ATGTTCTGCCTTAGGTTCACGATGTCTGACAGAAAGGCTGTGATCAAGAATGCGGACATGTCCGAGGACATGCAGCAAGATGCTGTAGACTGTGCTACACAGGCAATGGAGAAGTACAACATAGAAAAGGACATTGCAGCATATATAAAGAAG gaatTTGACAAGAAATACAACCCAACTTGGCACTGCATTGTTGGCAGAAACTTTGGCAGCTATGTAACACATGAGACAAAGCACTTCATCTATTTTTACTTGGGTCAGGTTGCAATTCTTCTCTTCAAGTCTGGATAG
- the DYNLL2 gene encoding dynein light chain 2, cytoplasmic isoform X2 encodes MSDRKAVIKNADMSEDMQQDAVDCATQAMEKYNIEKDIAAYIKKEFDKKYNPTWHCIVGRNFGSYVTHETKHFIYFYLGQVAILLFKSG; translated from the exons ATGTCTGACAGAAAGGCTGTGATCAAGAATGCGGACATGTCCGAGGACATGCAGCAAGATGCTGTAGACTGTGCTACACAGGCAATGGAGAAGTACAACATAGAAAAGGACATTGCAGCATATATAAAGAAG gaatTTGACAAGAAATACAACCCAACTTGGCACTGCATTGTTGGCAGAAACTTTGGCAGCTATGTAACACATGAGACAAAGCACTTCATCTATTTTTACTTGGGTCAGGTTGCAATTCTTCTCTTCAAGTCTGGATAG